A window of Lagenorhynchus albirostris chromosome 11, mLagAlb1.1, whole genome shotgun sequence contains these coding sequences:
- the RPS19BP1 gene encoding active regulator of SIRT1 isoform X2, which yields MSVSLLRRAPRDAPGQTKTSEAPMKRTRKAKAAQAQKLRNSAKGKVPKSALAEFQKRERRGYLGVNLRFMTSARSTVAESVTQQIVRQDRGRKACDRPVGKTKKKKKAEGTVFTEEDFQKFQQEYFGS from the exons ATGTCGGTTTCCTTGCTGCGGCGAG CCCCCAGGGACGCGCCAGGCCAAACCAAGACGAGCGAGGCTCCGATGAAGCGGACGCGGAAGGCAAAGGCGGCCCAGGCCCAGAAACTGCGGAACTCGGCCAAGGGAAAGGTGCCCAAATCGGCGCTGG CTGAGTTCCAGAAGCGAGAGCGTCGAGGTTACCTTGGAGTAAACCTGAGGTTTATGACTAGTGCAAGAAGCACAGTGGCCGAATCCGTCACCCAGCAG ATTGTGCGCCAGGACCGGGGCCGCAAGGCCTGCGACCGGCCTGTGGGCAAgactaagaagaagaagaaggccGAGGGCACCGTGTTCACCGAGGAAGACTTCCAGAAGTTCCAGCAGGAGTACTTCGGCAGTTAG
- the ATF4 gene encoding cyclic AMP-dependent transcription factor ATF-4 yields the protein MAEKSFLSSEVLVVDFMSPFDQSGLGAEESLGLLDDYLEVAKHFKPHGFSGDKAKAGFSEWLAMDGLVSASDNGKEDAFSGTDWMVEKMDLKEFDFNALLGIDDLETMPDELLASLDDTCDLFDPLLQEATKESPQLVNPIGHLPESLPTTDQGAPFTFLQPLPLSPGALFSTPDHSFTLELCSEVTSEEDRKPDSTAYLMLVPPCVKEEDAPSDNDSGICMSPDSYLGSPQHSPPTSRGSPNRSLLSPGAPGGSARPKPYDPPGEKMIAAKVKGEKLDKKLKKMEQNKTAATRYRQKKRAEQEALTGECKELEKKNEALKEKADSLAKEIQYLKDLIEEVRKARGKKRTP from the exons ATGGCCGAGAAGAGCTTCCTGAGCAGCGAGGTGTTGGTGGTGGACTTCATGTCCCCCTTCGACCAGTCGGGTTTGGGGGCTGAAGAGAGCCTGGGTCTCCTAGATGACTACCTGGAGGTGGCCAAGCACTTCAAACCTCATGGGTTCTCTGGCGACAAGGCTAAGGCGGGCTTCTCCGAATGGCTGGCTATGGATGGGTTGGTCAGTGCCTCAGATAACGGCAAGG aGGATGCGTTCTCTGGGACAGATTGGATGGTGGAGAAAATGGATCTGAAGGAGTTTGATTTTAATGCTCTGTTGGGTATAGATGATCTGGAAACCATGCCAGATGAGCTTTTGGCCTCGTTGGATGACACGTGTGATCTCTTTGACCCCCTACTCCAGGAGGCTACTAAGGAGTCCCCCCAGCTTGTGAACCCAATAGGCCATCTTCCAGAAAGTTTGCCAACAACTGACCAGGGTGCCCCTTTCACTTTCTTGcagcctcttcccctctccccaggggCCCTGTTCTCCACTCCAGATCATTCTTTTACTTTAGAGCTATGCAGTGAAGTGACATCTGAAGAAGATAGGAAGCCAGACTCCACTGCTTACCTTATGCTGGTCCCTCCGTGCGTAAAGGAAGAGGATGCCCCCTCAGATAATGATAGTGGCATCTGTATGAGCCCTGACTCCTATCTGGGCTCTCCCCAGCATAGCCCCCCTACCTCCAGGGGTTCTCCAAATAGAAGCCTGCTATCTCCAGGTGCCCCTGGTGGCTCTGCCCGCCCCAAGCCCTATGACCCTCCTGGAGAGAAAATGATAGCAGCGAAAGTAAAGGGTGAGAAACTAgataagaaactgaagaaaatggaGCAGAACAAGACAGCAGCCACTAGGTACCGCCAGAAGAAGAGGGCAGAGCAGGAGGCCCTCACTGGTGAATGTAAAGAGCTAGAAAAGAAGAATGAGGCTCTGAAAGAGAAGGCAGATTCCTTGGCCAAGGAGATCCAGTATCTGAAAGATTTAATAGAAGAGGTCCGCAAGGCAAGGGGGAAGAAGAGGACCCCCTAG
- the RPS19BP1 gene encoding active regulator of SIRT1 isoform X1: MSVSLLRRGLELLGVPEAPRDAPGQTKTSEAPMKRTRKAKAAQAQKLRNSAKGKVPKSALAEFQKRERRGYLGVNLRFMTSARSTVAESVTQQIVRQDRGRKACDRPVGKTKKKKKAEGTVFTEEDFQKFQQEYFGS; the protein is encoded by the exons ATGTCGGTTTCCTTGCTGCGGCGAGGTTTGGAGCTTTTGGGGGTGCCTGAGG CCCCCAGGGACGCGCCAGGCCAAACCAAGACGAGCGAGGCTCCGATGAAGCGGACGCGGAAGGCAAAGGCGGCCCAGGCCCAGAAACTGCGGAACTCGGCCAAGGGAAAGGTGCCCAAATCGGCGCTGG CTGAGTTCCAGAAGCGAGAGCGTCGAGGTTACCTTGGAGTAAACCTGAGGTTTATGACTAGTGCAAGAAGCACAGTGGCCGAATCCGTCACCCAGCAG ATTGTGCGCCAGGACCGGGGCCGCAAGGCCTGCGACCGGCCTGTGGGCAAgactaagaagaagaagaaggccGAGGGCACCGTGTTCACCGAGGAAGACTTCCAGAAGTTCCAGCAGGAGTACTTCGGCAGTTAG